One window from the genome of Perca flavescens isolate YP-PL-M2 chromosome 17, PFLA_1.0, whole genome shotgun sequence encodes:
- the rel gene encoding proto-oncogene c-Rel, translated as MSEWERKLGVLRKTRTCETSESVYIMDVLMPMRGDDPHLMAEPAIQIFEQPKQRGMRFRYKCEGRSAGSIPGEKSSDNNRTYPSLQILNYCGKGKVRVFLVTKNEPYRPHPHDLVGKDCKDGFYEAEFGPDRRVIAFQNLGIQCVRRREVKDAIVQRMTRGINPFNVPREQLLQTEEYDLNVVRLCIQVYLQDDNGHCTRPLNPIVTNPIYDNRAPNTAELRICRVNRNSGSVKGGDEIFLLCDKVQKDDIEVRFFSSDGWEAKGSFSQADVHRQVAIVFKTPSYYNTSITESVTVQMQLRRPSDQEVSEPMDFRYLPDDKDPYGYNAKKRSREHLMRISGLSGGHFAGLSMNRPKAVPQTTMSHTRKDLNNIYLRQQPTPSMQQQPSVFNQPYQQGTQNLMMTSQAPNVPVSHSWVNPNPALSMDTVTINQSGAMSNLPLPNSSRQQQPNRGPGYPHRMEHSNFENNTLPQLSMRDLQCLDTVPQAPVMGQLETQSVFHMQHQREELASESRAQNHLGNQNQGLQTVWSNFNNLNPVQNTFNGSVPGGGGGSQTFSFLGGLEGDDFLKGLVGGGPQTGFQLKQEPQIGQETHAPLMQSPRESQENTYTNLLPRSMNNSTNMDPMRLDGSGNTQSLKNLQNPYSSNGMASEGHYPTLADWIKASRQSE; from the exons atgtcagaatgggaaagaaag CTCGGGGTTCTCCGTAAGACAAGAACCTGCGAAACGAGTGAGAGTGTGTACATCATGGATG TTCTTATGCCCATGCGAGGGGACGATCCACACCTAA TGGCTGAGCCGGCGATCCAGATCTTCGAGCAGCCCAAGCAGAGGGGAATGCGCTTCAGGTACAAGTGTGAGGGTCGCTCAGCCGGAAGCATCCCCGGCGAGAAGAgctctgacaacaacaggaccTACCCCAGTCTGCAG ATCCTGAATTACTGCGGTAAAGGAAAAGTGCGTGTCTTCTTGGTGACAAAGAACGAGCCGTACCGACCGCATCCGCACGACCTGGTGGGGAAGGACTGCAAAGACGGATTCTACGAGGCCGAGTTTGGTCCAGACCGCAGAGTGATCGC TTTCCAGAATCTGGGTATCCAGTGTGTGAGAAGGAGGGAAGTAAAAGATGCGATTGTACAGAGGATGACCAGAGGGATCAACCCCTTCAATG TGCCCCGCGAGCAGCTGCTGCAGACAGAGGAGTACGACTTGAACGTGGTTCGCCTGTGTATCCAGGTTTACCTGCAGGACGATAACGGCCACTGCACCCGACCGCTCAACCCCATCGTCACCAACCCCATCTACGACAACA GGGCCCCAAACACAGCAGAGCTGAGGATCTGTCGAGTCAACAGGAACAGTGGCAGTGTCAAGGGAGGGGATGAGATCTTCTTACTGTGTGACAAAGTACAGAAAG ATGACATTGAGGTGCGATTCTTCTCCTCCGATGGCTGGGAGGCCAAAGGCTCCTTCTCCCAGGCCGATGTTCACCGCCAAGTAGCCATCGTCTTTAAGACGCCGTCCTACTATAACACCTCCATAACAGAGTCGGTCACCGTGCAAATGCAGTTACGCCGACCTTCCGATCAGGAAGTCAGTGAACCAATGGATTTTAGATATCTGCCCGACGACAAAG ATCCTTACGGCTACAATGCGAAAAAGCGCAGTCGAGAGCACTTGATGAGGATATCAGGTTTGTCAG GTGGTCATTTTGCTGGTCTGTCTATGAACAGGCCAAAGGCGGTGCCACAGACTACCATGAGTCACACGCGGAAAG ACCTCAACAACATTTACCTGAGGCAACAGCCCACACCTTCGATGCAGCAACAACCCTCTGTATTCAATCAGCCCTACCAACAAGGCACTCAGAATTTAATGATGACATCACAGGCTCCTAATGTGCCAGTCAGCCATTCATGGGTAAATCCCAACCCAGCACTCTCAATGGATACAGTCACCATAAACCAGTCTGGTGCCATGAGCAATCTTCCACTTCCTAATAGCAGCAGGCAACAGCAGCCCAACCGTGGTCCTGGTTACCCCCACAGAATGGAGCACAGCAACTTTGAGAATAACACCCTCCCTCAGCTCTCCATGAGGGACTTGCAGTGCTTGGATACAGTCCCCCAGGCCCCTGTAATGGGCCAGTTGGAGACCCAGTCGGTCTTCCACATGCAGCACCAAAGGGAGGAGCTTGCGTCGGAGTCCAGGGCCCAGAACCATCTAGGCAACCAGAACCAGGGACTCCAGACCGTGTGGTCCAATTTCAATAACCTCAATCCAGTCCAGAACACCTTTAATGGGTCAGTAcctggaggtggaggtgggtCGCAAACTTTCTCCTTCCTAGGGGGACTAGAAGGGGACGATTTTCTGAAGGGCCTGGTGGGAGGAGGGCCTCAGACTGGCTTCCAGCTGAAGCAGGAGCCCCAGATCGGACAAGAAACCCATGCGCCTCTCATGCAATCCCCAAGGGAAAGCCAAGAAAATACTTACACCAACTTGCTTCCTCGTTCTATGAACAATAGCACCAACATGGATCCAATGAGGCTTGACGGTAGTGGAAACACCCAGTCTCTTAAAAATCTGCAAAATCCGTACTCAAGCAATGGCATGGCCTCTGAAGGCCACTATCCAACTTTGGCTGACTGGATCAAAGCATCTCGCCAAAGCGAATAA